The genomic region TGTTCCGGGCATGGAGTAGTCCTTCGTTCGTTGATCGGATCGGGGAGCGGGGGGAGAGGCGGGACGGCGACGGGGGGCGGGGGTCACGACAGCCGCCGCCAGGGCGCGAGCCGGTTCTCGGCACCCCGCAGCAGGGCGTCGATCAGCAGGCCGGAGACACCGATCGCGAAGAGTCCGAGGACGACCACGTCGGACTGGTTGTAGCGCTGGGCGTCGCGGATCATGCCGCCGATGCCGGGCAGCCCGTTGACGGTCTCCGCGGCGACCACCGAGGAGTACGCGATCCCGAACGCCAGCCGTACGCCCACGAGGATCTCCGGCAGCGCGGACGGCAGGACGACGGAGGCCACCACCTGGGAGCGGCGTGCCCCGATGGCCCGTGCGGCCTCCACCAGCGAGGCGGGCGCGGAGGCGACGGCCGACGCGGTGGCCACGGCCACGGGCGGCATGGCGGCGATCGCCAGCAGCCACAGCTTGGGCGCCTCGTCGATGCCGAACCAGATGATCAGCAGGCTGAAGTAGGCGAGCGGCGGCAGGGTCCGGAGAAAGGCCACCGCCGGTTCGAACACCACCCTCACCCACGGCAGCGTGCCCATCAGGACACCGGCCACCAGCCCTGCCAGGACCCCCGCGCCCGCACCGATCGCGATCCGGCGCAGGCTGATGCCCAGATGCTCGACCAAGGTGTGGCCCTGATAGCCCCGCACCCCGTCATGGGTGCCCGACGTCTCGACGAGCGCGTCCCAGACGGCCGACGGCGGCGGTACCAGCACCGGGGACCACAACCGCAGAGCCGTGACGAGCTGCCAGAGGGCGAGCAGCACGACCAGCGCGAGCAGCCGCAGTCCCGCCCTGCGCAGCCGCGCGGCCCGCTCCGGTGAGCGGCGGCGCGCAGGGGGAGCGGGAGCGGGTTCACCGGGGAGCGCCGGGCCGGACGGCTGCTTCTCCGTGGTGGTGGGCGTGGTCATGGCGGACTCCGTCGGGAGGGGTGCCGCGGACGCAGCGCCGCCGGCCGGGCGGACAGGGCCGGGCAGCGGGATGCGGGGCGCGGAGGGCCGCGCCCGCGGCAACGGGGGAGGGGCCCGCGGAACCGACGGGCCGGTGCGCCGTACACGGACGGAGACGTCCGGTCCGGCTCACGGACGGGGTTCTGCGGGATGGTGCCGGCTCACCCGAGGGGCGGCCGGAAGGCGGGCGGACGACGCCGCACAGTTCTGGAAGCGCTCAGCGCTGCCGGGCCAGGCTCAACAGGAGCAGCTGGTCACACGGCAGAGATCGATGCTGAGGCGCTCCTTCAGGAACTGGTCGCTGATCACGGGGATTTTCTAACACAGCCGCATGGCGGGCACCAGGGGCTGTCCGCGCCCTGGTACGGACCGGGGCGCCCGGGGCGGTCCCTCCGTCCACAGGGTCCGCAGAAAAGCCGCGAAAGCACGAACCGTGATGATCCCGTGAGGCTTTGAGGCGCACCGAGGCAGGGAAGTGACGTCGGGCATGGCAGGCTTGGGTGCATGGCCCAGATCAACCCCAGCATCCTGTCCGCCGACTTCGCCCGTCTCGCCGAGGAGGCGAAGGCCGTGGAAGGCGC from Streptomyces sp. QL37 harbors:
- a CDS encoding ABC transporter permease; this translates as MTTPTTTEKQPSGPALPGEPAPAPPARRRSPERAARLRRAGLRLLALVVLLALWQLVTALRLWSPVLVPPPSAVWDALVETSGTHDGVRGYQGHTLVEHLGISLRRIAIGAGAGVLAGLVAGVLMGTLPWVRVVFEPAVAFLRTLPPLAYFSLLIIWFGIDEAPKLWLLAIAAMPPVAVATASAVASAPASLVEAARAIGARRSQVVASVVLPSALPEILVGVRLAFGIAYSSVVAAETVNGLPGIGGMIRDAQRYNQSDVVVLGLFAIGVSGLLIDALLRGAENRLAPWRRLS